The DNA window CGAGGAGCTGGGTCTGGCCCCCTCGGGAACTGCCGATCGACTCTGCGCGCTCCTCGAGAGGGCCGGCCTGCCCACGGAGCTGCCAGACTTTCCGCGTAGCGCTTATCTCCGCGCGCTGGCGGTCGATAAGAAGAAGCGGGACGACCACGTACACTTCGTGGTGCTGCGAGCCATCGGACGGGCGGAGACGCGCCCGCTGAAGCTCGCCGAGATCTGGCCCTCGCGTCGCAAGCTGCGTCGACGAGGATCGGGGGGATGAGCGTGGAAGCACAGCCGACCGAGGCCGAGATGAAACGGCTCGAGGCGCTCGGTGCCGATCGGCCCGATTCCCCCGGAATCGCTGCCCTCGCCGAAACCCGGCGCCGGGACGGGGATGCCGCCGAGGCGCTCCGCCTGGCTGAAGACGGCCTGGCGAGCCAGCCCGAGCTCGTGGCCGCCCGTGTGGCCCGCGCGCTGGCACTCCTGGACTTGAAGCGCCTCGGCGAGGCGCGACTCGAACTGGAGCGGGTTCTCGAGGCCGTGCCGGACCACCCGATCGCGACGGCCCTCGCGCAGGATCCGAGGGCTGCCCAGGCGCCAGATCCGCTTCCGGAGTTGGCCGAGGACGAGCTCGATGAGGCCCTGGATCTGGCGCAACCGGAAACGGACCAGATGCACTCGACCGATAGCTATGCGGCCGCGGCCATCCATGCCGCTGAGCAAGAGGACGAACCGGTGGAACCCGGCCTCGTCCCGTTCGAGCCCGCTGGTGATTCGCCCTACGCGACTGCGACCGTCGCGGGTTTGCTCGATGATCAAGGCCACGGCCACGAGGCGGACGCCATCCGCCGGGGCCTGGACACGCCGCCTGTCCCCCGCTCGGAAGAGCAGGGTGGATCTGTGCTTTCGACCCTGGAACGTTGGCTCGATACCCTGCGGAGACGAACTGGATGAGTTTCGAGAACCTGTTGAACAAGATCGTCGAACCCTGCGCCAGCACCCTCGGTGCGGCCCTGATGGGTTCGGATGGCATACCCATCGCCCATGTGCCCGGCCCCGGGGCCCCGGCTTCGGCCGAGGAAGACGTCTCGGTGCTCTCCGTCGAGCTGGGCCGGATTCTTTCGGAGTGCCAGAAGCTGGCAGACTCCACCGAGAGCGGCGTGCCCGAGGAATTCACGCTCCAGCTGGAACGGGTCGGCGCTGTGGTGCGGCGGGTCGATGACGAGAACTATCTCGTGGTGGCTTTCGCCCCGGGCGCCAACGTGGGGCGGGTTCGCTTCGGCATGCGGCGGTATCTCTTCGAACTCCAGGAGCTTCTCTAGCTCCCGCTTCCGGCCCAACCCCTGTTTTCCAGGCCGCGCGGCTCGGACCCGCTAGTTTTTCATCCATGAGCGAGCCTCTCCGCATCCTGGTTCTTCACGGACCCAACCTGAACCTGCTCGGGACCCGAGAGCCCGAGGTCTACGGGCACACGACCCTGGCCGAGATCGACCAGGAACTCGCGGATCTGGCCAAGAGCCGGGGCGCCCAGATCGAGGCGCTGCAGTCGAATCACGAGGGTGTCCTGATCGACCGGATCCAGGAGGCTCGTAGCGAGGTCCGAGGCATCCTGATCAATCCGGGCGGCCTTACCCACACCAGCGTATCGCTACGCGACTCCCTGGCAGGGGTGGAAATACCGGTCGTCGAGGTCCACCTCTCGAATGTGCAGGCTCGAGAGGCCTTCCGACACCATTCCTACGTGGCCGGGGTGGCGCTCGGAACCGTCGCCGGCTTCGGAGCGGCGAGCTATCGGCTGGGCCTCGAGGCCCTGCTCGACCATCTGGGCGCTTAGCAGGCTGCGGCTCCTCTGCCGTCGAGGGGGACTCCCCTCGATGAGCGAGTGAATCTGAGCCCCGCACCCCTCAAGACCGCTCTCCGAGCGCCGATACGGAGGGTGCGGTGGAGGGACAAGCCCAGCCCCCCACTGGCTGGTCACGCTCTCGGGTTCGAGGGGCCCTCTTGGCGATCAACAAGCGGAAGATCCTGCAGTCGGCGCAGAAGCACCTTCAGAAAGGTGCGCTCGAAAAGGCGCTGAAGGACTACCAGACCCTGCTCAAGGCCGATCCGCGAGATGCAAACCTGCGTCTCAAGATCGGTGACATCGAGCTGAAACGCGGACGGCCCGACGAGGCAGTCGCCGCGTATCTGAAGGTCGCGGAAGCGTTCATGAAGGACGGCTTCGATGCGAAGGCCGTCGCGCTCTACAAACAGATCACAAAGATCGATGACAAGCGCGCGGATGTGCTCGTTCCGTTGGCGGATCTCTACCAGCGCATGGGGCTCCAATCCGACGCGATGGCGGCCCTTCAAACCGCCGCCGACGCCCACTACCGCGATGGCAACAAGGATGACGCGCTCGATCTCCTGAGGCGCATGGCGGCATTGGATCCGTCGAATACGAACAGCCGCCTGAAGGTCGCGGATCTTCTCCGCCAGGAAGAGCGCAACGAGGAGGCGATCTCCGAGTACGAGGAGGTGGCCGCCGAACTCGATCGTCAGGGCGCCGAAGAAGATCGCATTCGTGTTCTCGTGCGCGTGCTCGAGCTTGCGCCGGATCGGGTCGATCTGTTGGCTTCCGTCGCACGCTCACGAATCGATTCGGGAAAGCTGGAAGCGGCCGAGAAGACCGCGAATCTGATGATCGAGCAGCAGCCGGACGAACCGGATGCCTGGCTGTTGTTAGGCGAAGCTCGCGGAGGGCTCGGCCAGAGCTCGGAGAGTGTCGATGCCTACCGCCGCGCCGCCGAGATCCATCGCGAACGCGGCAGCGATGATGTCGCCCGGGACATCACCCAGCGCTTTGTCGCCCCGGCAGGGGTCGAGGATCCCGGAGCTGGCGATGCCGCAAACGACGATCTGCTCGGCGGAGCCGTAGAAGATCTGGGTGCAGAGGCAGGAGCCCCGGATTTCGACCCGAACGGCATGTCCCTGGGAAGCCCCCTCGGCGAGAGCGGCGCGGATCACGGCGCTCTTGGCGATACCACCCTGCCGCCGCTGCCGGAGGTCGAAGAGTCCGGCGTCGAAGCGGCCGCCGAGACCGACAGCGATCCTGAGCAGCTGCTGGCGGAGGCCAGTGTCTATCTCCGCTACGGCAAGCACGATCGAGCGATCGACAGCCTGCGTTCGATCGTCCGTCAGGATCCGACGAGCGTGGCTGCCTTCGCGAAGTTGGGCGAGGCCCTGGAGGCCACGGGCCAGGCCGAACACGCCATCACGTCCTACGAGCGCGGCGCCCAGGCTGCGGCCGAGTGCGGGGATACGACGGCCTTCGAGGCGCTGCGCCAGAGCGTAGAAGCATTGGATGCCGGACGGGCCGAAGGCTTGGAACCGCCCGCCGCCCAGGTCGCATCCGACCTCGAGGACGACCTGCTTGGGCAGCCGGAAGCGGAGCCCGATGCGGAATCGGAACCGGAGAGCGAAGAAGATGAGTCCGGAGCCCTGGCCGGAAACGATGCAGAGATCGAGTTCGACGTAGACGTCGAGCTGGACGCATCCGAGGAAGCTGCCGAACCCGAGGAGGGTCTCGAACCGGTCGTCGCATCGGGAGTTTCCGGGGACGAATTCGAGATCGATGGTTCCGAGCAGGACGAGATCGTTCTGTCCGAATCGGAGCAGCCCGATCCGTCCGAAGCGGTTCAGATTGATCTCTCCGAATCGAACGAGATCGAGCTTTCCGAATCGGACGAGATCGACGTTTCTCAGGCGGTCCCGGTCGATCCATCGGATTCAGGCGAGATCGACCCGTCGGCTTCGGCCAGAGATGGCGGCGATGTGGAAGCGGACGAACTCGTGCCGGAGTTCGATCTTTCCGGTGAGCTGGAGATCTCGGTCGAGGATGCACTCGTGGATTCCGAGGACGAGAACCGGGATGAAGATCTCGAGTTCGAGATTTCCGGGGCCGGCGAGGACGCGGATGGCGAAGTCACCACGGCCGAAGAAAGCCTGATGGATGTCTCCGGGGAAGGAGCGGCCGCGGTAGAGATCGAGATCTCGGATCCCGCGCTGGATCTGGCCTTCGACGACGAGGAAGCCGCCGTTCCGGATGGCGCCGACTTCGATGAATCCCAGGGTGAGGTCTCGCTGGAGAGCCCCGAGGAAGCGGTCGGGGCTTCGGCTTCGGCGACGACTCCGGCCCAGATGGCCGAAGACCTGGAAGAGGCCGACTTCTTCTTCCAGCAGGGCATGTTGGACGAGGCGCGAATCGTCTACGAACGCATCCTCGCGATTGCGCCGAGCCACCCGGGCGCCTTGTTGCGCGTGGGCGAGATCGAGGCGGCGAGCGATGGAGATGCCGACGCGGTCAGCGCTTCTACGACCGATGCCGATGACATCGACGTCGAAGCTGCCGCGATGGACGCCGATGACATCGAGGTCGAGGCCGGCGCTGTCGAGATCGACCCGGAGGAACTCGAGGTCGGAACCGACGAAACAGCGATCGAAGCCGGCGAACCCGAATGGGACGCCGAGTCGAGCGACGCCGAAGATGATTCCTCCGACATGGTGGATCTGGTCGGCGATGACATGTTTGCCGACGAGGACGCCTCATCGGATGAGTTGGCGCCCGAGGTCGACCTCGGTGGGGACCCGGATGACGACACGGGCCGAATCCAAGCGGCCGCCAGCGAGGAACTCGAGCCGGAGGCGGCGGAGCTTGGCTCGCTTGACGACGCAGCGTTCGAAGACTCCGCGAGCGAAGAATTGGAGGCGGAAGACTCCGAGCTCGATGCTTCCGCACCCGAGTTGGTCGAGACAGAGGCCGCCGCGACCGTTGAGGAGGGCGCTCCGACGAGCCCCACCGAGGCGGAGGTGACGGCCCCTGTGATATTCGGCGCTTCCTCCGAGGAGGACGAGGGCTTCGACCTGGCCGCGCAGCTCTCCGATGCGTTCGATCTCGACGACGAGGGTGGGGCGGATGTGCCGTTCTCTGCAGACACCGAAGGTGAAGGCTTCGAGGAGGTCTTTGCCGCGTTCAAGCAGGGAGTTCAGGGCGCGCTCGAGGATGAAGACTTCGAGGCCCACTACGACCTGGGAATCGCCTACAAGGAAATGGGCCTGTGCGAAGACGCCATCGGCGAATTCCGGGCCGCCATGGGCTCCGATCAGCGCCGGCTGCCTTGCCTTCACATGATGGGCCTCTGCGCCATGGATCTGGGTCGGATCGTCGATGCCGTTGCGCACCTCGAGCAGGCGTTGGCTTTGCCCGACGTCGAGGAGGAGCAGCAGATTGGTCTGCGATTCGATCTCGGCCGGGCTTATGCGGGCGTTGGCGATGTACCTCGCGCACGTGCAGCGTTCGAAGCCGTGCAACGTCTCGACGCAGACTTCCCCGATGTCGACCTGCAGCTGGCGGCCCTGGATGATCAGCCGGATCCCGATGCGGCGGAGGCCACCGTCGAAGCGGACGACGCCGGCTTCGAGAACTTCGATGAATTGATGGCCGACGGCCCTTCCGGCCCGGAGGAGGAAGCGCCAGAGGCGCCGGTCTACGAATCCTTCGACGACTTCCTCCAAGACGACGATTCCGAGGACGAGGCCGACGCGTCCGCAGAGCCGGAGAGCGTCGACGCCGGCGAACCCGAGAGCTTCGAAGCCAGCGATGCCGAGGGCCTCGAAGACGGCGAAGCGGAAGACGTGGGGGACGCCGAGCCCGATGAGCCGGAAGACGTCATGTCCGAGCCGGACGAGGAGCCCGAATCCGAACCGGATCCGCCCGTCCAGACCACAGCCGATCCGGAGCCGCCGAAAAAGCCCGGCCGCCGCAAGAAGAAGATCTCATTCGTCTAGGAGCCCCGTCTCGCCGTGGAACATCTATCGACCTTCCAGCTCAGCCGGGATCCCTTCTCGAACGAGTCCCAGCCCGCCTTCTACTATGAGTCGCCCGTCCACCAGGATGCGGAGCGTCGTCTCATGCGTGCATCGCTCCAGGGGAAAGGACTCTCACTGGTCACCGGTGAGGGAGGTGTCGGGAAGACCGTGCTCGTGCGCCACTTCCTCGAGGCCCTCGAAGAGGAGGTCTTCGAGGCCTGCATGCTCGTCCCGATCCCAGGCGTGACCGACGGCCAATGGATCCTCGATCGCTTCGCCCGGCAGCTCGGCGTGGAAGAGCCTGCCGCGGAACGTCAGGTCTTGATGGCCCAGATCTACGAGCAGCTTGCCATCGTGCGCGAGGATGGCCGGCAGACCGTGCTGATCTTCGACGAAGCCCAGGTCCTCGCTGAGCAGGGTTTGTTGGGCGAGCTTCGCGGCCTTCTGAATCTCGAGTACGAAGATCGCCGTATGCTATGTCTGGTGCTCGTCGGCCTGCCCAGCCTGGATGACGCAATTGCTGCCGAGCCTGCCCTTTGCGATAGGATCGACCAGCGCATCGAGCTGAAGCCTCTCGATGAGAAGTTCGCGGTTCAGTATCTGAGCCACCGGATTCTCACGGCAGGGGGGAACCCTGCCATTCTGGATGCCTCGGCGGTGCAAGGCCTGGTCAAGGCATCGAAGGGCATCCCGCGCTACCTGAACACCCTGGCCGACAACGCGCTCTTCGAAGCCCACGTGGCGGGGCGCGTCTCGGCCAGCGCCGGCGACGTGGAGCAGGCCGCTGCCGAACTGCGCCCGTGGGCCGAAGATGAGGACGGGGATGAACCGTCGCCGATTGCGTCGTCCTCGGCACCCGCATCTCCGCCCCACAGCGAGACGACCGCGTCGGCTGCCATGGCTCAGCCTGCCCAGGCTGCGCGTGCTCCCGAACCGGTCGAGGCTCCGAGTTTCGAGATGGCAGAAGTGATCGCGTCGGAGACCGAGCCGCCCGTGGCCGGAACCCCGAGCGCACCGGGCGGAGAGGATGCCCAGTGGCTCGACGATTCGCCGTCCGCCGCCCAGCAGGCCGCACCGACCTCGCCTGGCAAACCGACTTCCGGCATGGGCGAACTCCTCGGCGAAGAGCCGCCCGCCCGCGGTGAACTCGACGACCTGTTCGTCGATCTCGTCAAGTAATCGCCCAGAGCCGCCCCGGCGCGGTTGCCCCACGACGACCCGCGTGCGACCCTCCTCCTCCGCGCGCGAGTAGCTCAGTTGGTAGAGCATCGGCTTCCCAAGCCGAGGGTCGCGGGTTCGAGTCCCGTCTCGCGCTCCAGGAATTTCTGAGGCCCGGCAGGCACTTGTGTCGCCGGGCCTCCGGCGCTATGGGTTTCTCCGTTCCCGGTGTTCCCGGTCCGTTCCCGGTCGTGGGAGGCGGACCGCTGCCGGAGCTTGGAGGGGCTGCACATGCGGGCCACCGTGCTGAAGAAGCGGGGCAAGTGGGGCGTCCGGGTCTACAGCGGAGATCGACAGAAATGGCGGACGATCGGCTCCGGAGAGAAGGGGCGGGCGGAGGCCGAGCGAGTCGCCGCTGAGATCAACCGTCAGGCGGAGGCGGAACAGCTCCGCGCCGAGGGATTTCTCGGTCTGGTCCCGCAGCGCGCTCCCCTTCGTCTTGGCGACGCGTGCCGTCGTTGGATCGAGGCCTATGGTCCGAAGCTCTCCAAGGGTACTTATCAGACCTGGCGCGCGAACATCGAGCGGCACCTCGTCCCGGCGCTCGGCGAGGTCGATCTCCGGCGCCTCAGCGAGGCCCAGCTCATCGGATTCGCGGACGCCTGCTATCGCGAGAAAGGCCTCGCCCCCGGCACGGTGACGAATTGCCTCTCGATTCTGCGCCGCGTGGTGAACGTTGCCGTACGGGAGGAGGTCCTGACCGCTCTGCCGCCAGCGTTCCAGAAGCGCGACAAATCGATCGTCGAGATCGCGAAGGAGGTGTTCCGCAGCCACGGCATCTCCTCGCGCAGGAATCCGCCTCGGCGGCGCGAACCCTGGACCCGCCAGGAGGCGGAGCGCCTGCTCGAGCTTGCCGAAGAGCACGAGCCTTCGATCTTCGAAGTCTGTGCAACGGCGTACTACACGGGTGCCCGGAGGGGCGAGATCCTCGGCCTGCGGCGCGACCGGATCAATCTGCGCGACGGGGTCATCGTGTTCAACACACAAGTGACGCGCGGGCAGGAGAAGTTCCTCAAGTCGACGGATCACCCGGACGGGCGCGCTGTACCCGTCGCACCTCGCTTGGCGGAGATCCTGGACCGTCTCCTCGCGGGGCGGCGAGAGAGGCCCATCCAGGACGAGCCTCCCTGGGCGTTTCTCTCGCCCAAGGGGCGGCGGTGGCAGGAGAGCAACTTCTACCACCGCCCCTGGAAGCGTTTGATCAACCTGGCGGAGGTCGACGGCATTCGGCCGCTCGATTTCCACTCGTTTCGACACACGTTCATCGTGCTGAGTCTGCAGGCCGGTCGCTCCCCGAAGGCCGTCTCCGACATCGCAGGCGACCGCCTCGACACCCTCCTCAAGCACTACAACCGCTGGGTCCCGCAGGACTGGGACTTCACGTATCTCGGCTCCGGAGCGACGCAATCAGGAGGTCCGCCTTCGCACGCGCCGCCCTCGGAGCCGAACCCCCCGGAGGAGGCCCTGCCACCGGCTCGCTGACGTCTTCGCCGAGGAAGCGACAGAGGCTGTCCGTCGAGACCCACGCAACGCCGCACGAATCGCGCTTCACCCTCTCGAGAAGACCGCGGTCCACGAGCCGATGCACCGTCGAGCGATGCACCCCGAGTATCTCCGCGATCTCGTTCACACGCAGGACCGGCCGCTCCCGCCACTGGAGACGGTCGTCTGATTTGGTCGAAGGAGGCACGGCTGCCTGTAGGAGCAAACATCGTGCCGTCGTGAAGCAGCAACGAGGACCGGTCGCGCGAGCTTGCGGCCCACGAGCCGCTGGTACTGGCGCTTCCTGGTCGAGTCAAGCGAGCCAGCGCCGTGGGTTCGCGCGCGGTACAGGCGCCATCCCAGCTCTCAGAAGAACACGGGAGAGCCCCCGGCATGCTGTTCGCGCACGCCCGCGCGGCGTGGGCTCCGTTTGAACGCCGCGGAATCGCGAGCGCCAGGCGGCGGGAGCAGAGCCAAGGAGCACCGACTCTCCTGCTTCTGAGCTGATCGAGGGATCTGCCTGGACGATTCCCAACCCTCTTGGGGAGGCAACACGGTCTCCGAATCCCGTTTGATTGTCGCAGGCTTTGCCCGCCATTTGCGTGTCTTGGCTGCGCCTGGTTGGCCAAAAGCGTCACGAAAACAAGCCCTTAGCTGAGTTCATGCCGGTATACTGGTCCGACGGCGGGCCGGGGCCCGCGTCGAGGGTCCGGCCTTGCTCAACCGCGTCTCGAGCCTTGCTCGGTTTCTGACCGAGATCAGCGTCCAACGGCCGCTGGTGACGGTGGGGCTCGGGCTCGTCGTCACTTTGGGGCTCGCATTCCAGGCCGCCCAGCTCTCGAGCGAGGTGGGCTATGCCGCCTACTTCGGCCCGGACGACCCTGCGGTCCACCGGCTCTCCGACTTCTTCGAGGAGTTCGACAGCGGGCTGCACGTGCTCGTCGTGTTCGGATGCCCAGGTAGCAATGTCTGTTCTTCGGTACGGGATCGGGCCGCACTCGAGTTCATCGGAAAGCTGCAACGGGAGTTCGACGCCCTGCCGAACGTGCGCCGGACGCAGAGTGTTCTCAATGCGCCGATCGTAGTCGGCCCACTCGAGACGCGGACGATCGCGGCGCGGGGTGGGGGAGGGGACTACTCGCTCTCTCCGGACTGGGAGCCCCTGGCCGAGCAGTCGCTTGGAGAACCCTTCCTCGCGAACGTGGTCGTTTCGGTGGACGGGAAGACCGCAGGAATCATCGTCGAGTTTCAAACGCTCGATAGCCGGCCGGTTCGCGACCTCGTGCACGCGATCCTCGATCTTGTCCCGCACTACGAAGAGGAACTCGGAAGCGAGATTTTCGTCGCGGGAGACCCTGTCTGGACGGTCGTCGCAGACGACGATCTGGACGCCGATTCGATCAACCTCACGCTGCTCATGTTCGTGCTGATCGTCGCGGTTCTCTGGGGGTTCTTTCGAGACGTCTGGCTCACGGTCCTTCCCGTGCTCGCCGTCGGAGGGCTCACGGTCGCGATTCACGGGGTCATTGCGCTGCTTTCGATTCCGATGACCACGATCCTCGCAGCCCTCCCGCCGGTGCTCGTGGTCATCGCGATCACTGCAGCGATTCACCTTCTCACCGGCTTCCTGCGTCATCCCGATCTTGAGCCTGGCGCCGCTCTGGTTCAGGCTGCCGATCAGGTCGGCCCGGGCTGTTTCTGGGCCGCTGTCACGACGGCTGCGGGCTTTGGCTCCTTCGTCTTGAGTGATCTCGCGAGCTTCAGGCAGTTCGGTCTTGCTGCTGCCATCGGGTTCATTCTTGCCTTCCTCGGCACGTTCACGCTGCTACCGGCGCTCCTCTGCCTGATGTCTCCGCGCACGCGCGGCCCGGACCGGGCCCGGCTCGGCGTTGTCCG is part of the bacterium genome and encodes:
- the aroQ gene encoding type II 3-dehydroquinate dehydratase, whose amino-acid sequence is MSEPLRILVLHGPNLNLLGTREPEVYGHTTLAEIDQELADLAKSRGAQIEALQSNHEGVLIDRIQEARSEVRGILINPGGLTHTSVSLRDSLAGVEIPVVEVHLSNVQAREAFRHHSYVAGVALGTVAGFGAASYRLGLEALLDHLGA
- a CDS encoding tetratricopeptide repeat protein is translated as MAINKRKILQSAQKHLQKGALEKALKDYQTLLKADPRDANLRLKIGDIELKRGRPDEAVAAYLKVAEAFMKDGFDAKAVALYKQITKIDDKRADVLVPLADLYQRMGLQSDAMAALQTAADAHYRDGNKDDALDLLRRMAALDPSNTNSRLKVADLLRQEERNEEAISEYEEVAAELDRQGAEEDRIRVLVRVLELAPDRVDLLASVARSRIDSGKLEAAEKTANLMIEQQPDEPDAWLLLGEARGGLGQSSESVDAYRRAAEIHRERGSDDVARDITQRFVAPAGVEDPGAGDAANDDLLGGAVEDLGAEAGAPDFDPNGMSLGSPLGESGADHGALGDTTLPPLPEVEESGVEAAAETDSDPEQLLAEASVYLRYGKHDRAIDSLRSIVRQDPTSVAAFAKLGEALEATGQAEHAITSYERGAQAAAECGDTTAFEALRQSVEALDAGRAEGLEPPAAQVASDLEDDLLGQPEAEPDAESEPESEEDESGALAGNDAEIEFDVDVELDASEEAAEPEEGLEPVVASGVSGDEFEIDGSEQDEIVLSESEQPDPSEAVQIDLSESNEIELSESDEIDVSQAVPVDPSDSGEIDPSASARDGGDVEADELVPEFDLSGELEISVEDALVDSEDENRDEDLEFEISGAGEDADGEVTTAEESLMDVSGEGAAAVEIEISDPALDLAFDDEEAAVPDGADFDESQGEVSLESPEEAVGASASATTPAQMAEDLEEADFFFQQGMLDEARIVYERILAIAPSHPGALLRVGEIEAASDGDADAVSASTTDADDIDVEAAAMDADDIEVEAGAVEIDPEELEVGTDETAIEAGEPEWDAESSDAEDDSSDMVDLVGDDMFADEDASSDELAPEVDLGGDPDDDTGRIQAAASEELEPEAAELGSLDDAAFEDSASEELEAEDSELDASAPELVETEAAATVEEGAPTSPTEAEVTAPVIFGASSEEDEGFDLAAQLSDAFDLDDEGGADVPFSADTEGEGFEEVFAAFKQGVQGALEDEDFEAHYDLGIAYKEMGLCEDAIGEFRAAMGSDQRRLPCLHMMGLCAMDLGRIVDAVAHLEQALALPDVEEEQQIGLRFDLGRAYAGVGDVPRARAAFEAVQRLDADFPDVDLQLAALDDQPDPDAAEATVEADDAGFENFDELMADGPSGPEEEAPEAPVYESFDDFLQDDDSEDEADASAEPESVDAGEPESFEASDAEGLEDGEAEDVGDAEPDEPEDVMSEPDEEPESEPDPPVQTTADPEPPKKPGRRKKKISFV
- a CDS encoding AAA family ATPase, translated to MEHLSTFQLSRDPFSNESQPAFYYESPVHQDAERRLMRASLQGKGLSLVTGEGGVGKTVLVRHFLEALEEEVFEACMLVPIPGVTDGQWILDRFARQLGVEEPAAERQVLMAQIYEQLAIVREDGRQTVLIFDEAQVLAEQGLLGELRGLLNLEYEDRRMLCLVLVGLPSLDDAIAAEPALCDRIDQRIELKPLDEKFAVQYLSHRILTAGGNPAILDASAVQGLVKASKGIPRYLNTLADNALFEAHVAGRVSASAGDVEQAAAELRPWAEDEDGDEPSPIASSSAPASPPHSETTASAAMAQPAQAARAPEPVEAPSFEMAEVIASETEPPVAGTPSAPGGEDAQWLDDSPSAAQQAAPTSPGKPTSGMGELLGEEPPARGELDDLFVDLVK
- a CDS encoding site-specific integrase; amino-acid sequence: MRATVLKKRGKWGVRVYSGDRQKWRTIGSGEKGRAEAERVAAEINRQAEAEQLRAEGFLGLVPQRAPLRLGDACRRWIEAYGPKLSKGTYQTWRANIERHLVPALGEVDLRRLSEAQLIGFADACYREKGLAPGTVTNCLSILRRVVNVAVREEVLTALPPAFQKRDKSIVEIAKEVFRSHGISSRRNPPRRREPWTRQEAERLLELAEEHEPSIFEVCATAYYTGARRGEILGLRRDRINLRDGVIVFNTQVTRGQEKFLKSTDHPDGRAVPVAPRLAEILDRLLAGRRERPIQDEPPWAFLSPKGRRWQESNFYHRPWKRLINLAEVDGIRPLDFHSFRHTFIVLSLQAGRSPKAVSDIAGDRLDTLLKHYNRWVPQDWDFTYLGSGATQSGGPPSHAPPSEPNPPEEALPPAR
- a CDS encoding helix-turn-helix domain-containing protein produces the protein MPPSTKSDDRLQWRERPVLRVNEIAEILGVHRSTVHRLVDRGLLERVKRDSCGVAWVSTDSLCRFLGEDVSEPVAGPPPGGSAPRAARAKADLLIASLRSRDT
- a CDS encoding MMPL family transporter; its protein translation is MLNRVSSLARFLTEISVQRPLVTVGLGLVVTLGLAFQAAQLSSEVGYAAYFGPDDPAVHRLSDFFEEFDSGLHVLVVFGCPGSNVCSSVRDRAALEFIGKLQREFDALPNVRRTQSVLNAPIVVGPLETRTIAARGGGGDYSLSPDWEPLAEQSLGEPFLANVVVSVDGKTAGIIVEFQTLDSRPVRDLVHAILDLVPHYEEELGSEIFVAGDPVWTVVADDDLDADSINLTLLMFVLIVAVLWGFFRDVWLTVLPVLAVGGLTVAIHGVIALLSIPMTTILAALPPVLVVIAITAAIHLLTGFLRHPDLEPGAALVQAADQVGPGCFWAAVTTAAGFGSFVLSDLASFRQFGLAAAIGFILAFLGTFTLLPALLCLMSPRTRGPDRARLGVVR